GCTGGAATGTGAGTCCCAGTCCCGGTATTTCTATCCATCTTCCGGCACCTCCCGCTTCCACACCCCAGAAGGTGGCATAGATCAGCAAAGGAATAGATATATAAAATCCAATTTGCCCGATCCGTGAAAAATAGCTGAACCGTATCCGGTGGATGAGATAAATGATTCCGAGTCCCATGCAAAGAATTGCGGCGTGTTTGACCAGGTAGGGAATGGTATTTCCCCCTTTATATTTAAAGGCCAGCGTGCCGATAGATCCGTAAACCATCAACAATGAAACCACTGACAGCAGGACAATGGTCACCCATAGTACCTTATCTCCTTTTAATGCGCGCAGTATTCCCATCAGGGTAACAGTTTTCGGACCGCCTTTTTGAACAGGTCGCCCCGGTTTTTATAATTATCAAATGCATCGTAACTGGGACAGGATGGTGAAAAGAGTACCAGGTCTCCGCTGCGTCCCCACTTTGAAGAGATGAACACTGCTTCCTCAATTGAAATAGCATGCGCAAAAAACATACATTCTCTCCGGAACATTCTGTACATTCTGTCAGGATCACTGCTCAAACAGATCAGTCCTTTCACTTTTTCCTTCATTAAATCCCTCAGCAGGGAATAGTCCACTCCGCGGTCCTGCCCGCCGAGGATCAGCAGCACGTTCTTACTGCCTGTTTCCATGGAGCGGAGACTTTCCCAGGTAGTATTCACCCGGATGGAGCGTGAATCGTTAATAAAATCAATTCCACGGACACTTCCGGCAGGCTCCAGAGCATGGTCAAAGAGCGTGGAGGTATCCCGTTTATAAACCGATATTTTCTTCTTTGCAAACATAGGCAAGTGTTTCCTCTTTACAGGGCGCGTACAGCAGCTTTGAACTGCGTTCCGCGGTCTTCATAATTTTCGAACAGGTCAAAGCTGGCACAGCAGGGTGAGAGCAGTACGATATCCCCTTTCTTCGCGAGGGAGTAAGACCGCATCACCGCTTCTTTGGCTGAGGCGGTCTCAACAATCTGTTCTACCACACCTGAGAAGGCCTTTTTGATCTTTTTGTTATCTGTTCCAAGGCAAACAATGGCCTTCACCTTTTCCGTCACAAGGTCCATCAGCATAGAATAATCATTCCCCTTATCTACACCTCCTACTACCCATACTACCGGGCGCTGCATACTCTCCAGCGCATACCATGTAGAATTTACGTTCGTAGCCTTACTATCATTAATAAAATCGATGCCGTGAACACGTGCTACAAATTCCAGCCGGTGCTCTACATTCTGAAAATCCGAGAGTGACTCCCGGATAACGGGGTTACGAATCTCCACCAGCTTTGCCGCAATTCCGGCAGCCATGGAGTTGTACAGATTGTGTTTACCTTGCAATGCGAGCTCTTCAAGAAACATAGCGAACGTGTTTTGGTTTATATTGATATGGAGTTGATTCTCTTCGATAAAGGCTCCCGTCGGGAGTTTTTTTTTAATGCTAAAGGGATATAACGTGCCGTTGAAGGCACGCCCTTTCATGCCCCTCACTGTTTCATCATCATCAGTGCAGTAGATGAAAGAATCTTCCGGTCTTTGATTCTGCGTAATGCGAAACTTTGAATTCACATAGCCTTGCATTCCGTTGGCATACCGGTCTAAATGATCAGGCGTAATGTTTGTAAGAACGGCCACGTTGATTCTCGTCCTGAACATGCCATCGAGCTGGAAACTGCTTAGCTCAAGCACATAATGATCATGATTTTCCTCGGCGACCAGTTGTGCGAAACTCTTGCCCACATTTCCACCCAGACCTACATTCAGTCCTGCCTTTTTCAGAATATGATAAGTCAACATGGTGGTAGTGGTTTTACCGTTAGTTCCGGTAATACCGATAAGTTTTGCGCTGGTGTAGCGGGCGGCGAATTCGATCTCTGAGATCACCGGTACGCCTTTATGGGTCAGCGCTGCTATTATAGGTGCTGCATCAGGGATACCCGGGCTTTTGATCACTTCATCTGCACCAAGTATTCTTCCCTCGGTATGTTGTTTTTCTTCGTAGGGGATTCCCCGCTGTTCAAGCTCTTTCCGATAGCTTTCCCGGATCGCGCCCTTATCAGACACAAATACATCAAATCCTTTACGTTGCGCAAGGATTGCTGCACCTACACCACTTTCTGCGGCACCGAGTATAACCACTTTTCCGCTCACCTTAATTTGAGGGTTACAACCGTGAGTATGGCCAGCATCATTCCCACAATCCAGAAACGGGAAACGATTTTGGCTTCATGAAAATTCAGTTTCTGGTAATGATGGTGTAAGGGCGACATTTTAAAAATGCGACGTCCTTCGCCGTATTTGCGCTTGGTGTATTTGAAATACGATACCTGCATCACCACTGAAAGACTCTCCACAAAAAATATCCCGCAGAGTATAGGAATGAGCAGCTCCTTTCGGAGTGAAATGGCCAGCACCGCGATCATTCCCCCCAGTGCTAGCGAACCGGTGTCACCCATGAACACCTGTGCCGGGTAGGAATTATACCATAGAAATCCTGCACAGGCTCCCACCATGGCGGCTGAAAAAATAACCAGCTCTCCGGAATTCGGTATATACATGATGTTGAGATAATCTGCGAAGAATGTATTACCAGAAACGTAAGCAAGAATACCCAGTGTGGCGCCGATAATTGCCGATGTTCCTGTGGCCAGTCCGTCAATGCCGTCTGTGATATTGGCGCCATTCGACACGGCCGTTACAATAACGATCACTGCCAGTATATAGAGTACCCATGTATAATCTCTCAGCGATTCCGGAAGGAGCCGCGAATAATTGAATTCATGTCCTTTCACAAAAGGAATGGTTGTGATGGGAACTTTTGTTTCAACGAAATACTTTTCCTTACCGTCAATGCTTCTGGTGATGATAGTGGGATCCGAAGGATTAGGTTGTCCCTGATACTCACGGAGCATGGTCACATCGCTGTTAAAATACAGCACACCTCCCACAATGATGCCCAGGCTCACCTGACCTAAGACCTTGAACTTTCCGTGCAGACCCTTTTTATCTTTCTTGAAAACTTTAATATAATCGTCGAGAAATCCAATGAGTCCCAGCCACACGGTAGTGATGAGCATAAGTACAACGTAAATGTTTTCCAGCCTTGCGAATAGGATGGTGGGAATAAGTATGGCTGCCAGTATGATCAGGCCACCCATGGTTGGAGTGCCCTGTTTTTGCATTTGCCCCTCCAGCCCCAGGTTACGAATTGTTTCTCCCACCTGTTTGCGCTGCAATGTTCGGATGATCGATTTTCCGAATACCCATGAGATCAGCAGGGAAACCAATACAGCCATTGCCGCACGGAAGGAAATGTACTGAAACACTCCTGCTCCCGGGAAATCATGATGCTTATCGAGGTACTGAAAAAGATAATATAACATTACCGCGACAGTGTTTTAAGTGTTTCCTGCAAAACTTCCATATCATCAAAAGGGTATTTAACCCCCATTATCTCCTGGTACGTTTCATGACCTTTTCCGGCCACCAGAATAATATCTTTACTGCCGGCCATAGAACAGGCGGTACGGATGGCTTCCCGCCGGTCGGTAATCGTAAGCACCTTTCTTTTCTGGTGCGCTTCCACTCCCTTTTGCATATCGCGAAGGATGGCTTCAGGATCTTCACTTCGCGGATTGTCAGATGTGAGTATTACCTGGTCACTGTGTTCCAGCGCGATCTTTGCCATTACCGGCCTTTTGAGCGGATCACGATCGCCTCCGCATCCCACCACAGTAAAGACCTTCTCATTCCCTGTACGTATCTCATGAATTGTTCGCAATACATTTTTCAGCGCATCCGGTGTATGTGCATAATCGACGATAGCCACAAGTCCGTTTTCTGTGCGGTGAAACTGAAACCTTCCTTCCACGGGCGAGAGCGTGCTTAGGCCGGTTAAAACTTTCATTTTATCTTCCTTCAGTAATACACCCGCCGAATAAACGGCCAGCAGGTTGTACGCGTTGAAATAGCCGATCAGTTTGGTCCACACCTCGGTTCCGTCCAGGTTGAGCAGCAGCCCGGCAAACTGGTTTTCCACCACTTTACACTTAAACGTGCTTGCACTGCGAAGGGAATAGGTATTTTTTGACGCCCTGGTATTCTGGAGCATGAGCTCTCCGTTCGGATCATCCTTGTTCACCAGGGCAAACGCGGAGGAGGGAAGCTGGTCAAAGAATACTTTTTTTGCCCGGATATATTCATCAAATGTTTTATGATAATCCAGATGATCATGTGTGATGTTTGTAAAAATTCCTCCGACAAACCGGAGCCCGTTAATCCGATGCTGCACCACCGCATGAGAGCTCACCTCCATGAAACAATGGGTACACTGCTCCTCTGCCATGCGTGCAAGCAGGGCGTTCAAACTGATTGCATCCGGAGTGGTATGGGTGGAAGGGATAACTGAATCATTAATCCTGTTAGACACCGTTGAGAGCAAACCCACATTGTATCCTAACCTGCGAAACAATTCGAACAGTAAAGTGGCAGTAGTTGTCTTTCCGTTCGTGCCGGTAATACCCACCAGACGAAGTTTCTCGGACGGGTTATCGTAGAAATTAGCCGCAACGATTCCAAGCGCCGCCGAAGAATCCTTGACTTTTACAAATGTTACTTCGAGAGGAAGATCTGCCGGATACTCCTCGCATATGACTGCAGCCACACCATTGCGCACAACGTCTGCTATAAATGCATGCCCATCCGCCTTTGTTCCCCTGACGGCAACGAACAAAGAATCCGGCTTCACGTTCCTCGAATCGAACGTAACAGATCCAATGGCTACGCCGGTAGAACCGGTTACTTCCGTAATCGGCGCTTTATATAAAATATCCTTCAGCACTTTCATCCTTTCAGTTGGAGATAAATTACTGTTCCCTTTTTATACCTGGTTCCTGACGGAATACTCTGCGCTGTCACTTTCCCGCTTCCCGATATCTTCACTACCAGGCCTGCATTTTCAAGGAGATAGATCGCATCGCGCGCACCCATACCACTGACATCCGGCATCATTCCTCTGCGGAGATTTTCTTTCACGTTTAGCCCGGTGATCCAGAGAGCTGAATCCTTATGCCCGGTCTTAACCCATTCATGGGCGGTATTCTGTTCTTCCACCGGCAGATTCAGCAAATGGGCTATCAGACGCAGATCCTGTCCGCGGCCGCTCTTTACTTTGGGGGGATCCGATTTTACCAGTAACGGGTTACTGCCGACCTTGTCATGTATTTCCAGCGAGCTGGAATAAATCTTATCAGCCACGGACTTGAAAATTGGTCCTGCCACTTCCGCTCCGTAATACGCATCGTTGGAGGGTGCGCTAACCACTACAATACAGGTATATTTTGGTTTGTCGGCAGGGAAATATCCTACGAAAGACGCCTGGTACTTCACTACCCCTTCCTTTTTATATTTTCCTCCCTGCGCGATTTGCGCTGTACCGGTCTTTCCAGCAATCCTATAAATATTATTTTTCAGACTTCGTCCGGTACCATTCTCTACCACTCCTTCCAGCAACTGCTTTGCATACAGGATGGTTTGTTCGGAACATATCGGTTTATCACCGATCTGCTCAGGGCTAAAAACTTTCACCGGTTTGCCCCTCTTACGAATTTCCTTCACGAACATTGGCCGCATCATCTTACCGTTATTCGCTACGGCATTGTAGAATGCGAGGATCTGCATAGGGGTGAGCAGGGTTTCATATCCGATAGACATGAAAGGCAACGTTACTCCGGACCAGTCTTTGCTTTTGACAGTTTTAACTTTAGGATCAGCCTCTCCGGGAATTACAAGTCCGAGAGGGGCTCCCAGGTTCATTGCGTGTATCCTTCCGGCGAATTTTTGCTGGTCCGACGCGTAATATTTCCATATGACTTTGGAAATGCCGACGTTGGACGAATGTTCAAACACCTCACGAATTGTCATTTTGCTCTTTTTGGGAGCATGACTGTCCTTCATTGTGAGGTCATAGAATTTTGTCTCTCCGTTACCGACAATTACCTCGTCCTCCGGCCGGATAAATCCATCCTCAAACGCGGCCATTAAGGAGGCCAGCTTAAATGTAGATCCGGGTTCAGTAGCATAACCGATGGCGTAATTCAGTGATTCGGTATAGGTGGATGAATCCTTGCGTGTAAGGTTTGCGATCGCCCGTATTTCTCCTGTTTGGGTCTCCATCAGGATCACACAGCCATTCCGGGCCTTTCTTTTAATGAGCTGTGTCATCAGTTCATTTTCCACCACATCCTGAAGATTCACATCAATGGTGCTTACGATATCCGCACCATCATCAGGTTCCACTTCATTATTATCATTCACGGGCATATCCACTCCGCCGGCAATCTTTTTCATCAATCGTTTGCCGCCTATCCCGCGCAGATCGTTGTTGAATGCTCCTTCGATGCCGATTGGTTTGGCATTTTCGGAATAATAACCGATGGTGCGGGCCGCCAGGTGCCGGAACGGGAGTTCCCTTTTATTGACCTGGGTATAAACCATGCCTCCCTTGTATTTGCCTCTGCGGAAAATCGGAAACTTCTTCACCTCCTGCAGATCCCTGTAGGAAACATCTTTTTGAAGAACAAGGTAGCGGTCCTTATTCCTTCGCGCATTCAGCAATTCCCGCTTGTATTCCTGCTTGCTTTTATCGCCAAAGAACGCGGAGAGACAAAGTGCCAGCGAATCAACATTTTTTTGAAAGAACTCTGCAGAAATACCATCGGCACACGGATCCATAGCCAGTGTGAAATAAGGGAGCGAAGTAGCGAGCAGTTTTCCATTGATGTCAAAAATATTACCTCGCACTGCATCAATGTCCTTGTAGTGATAGGTCATCTGGCGGGAGGCTTCTTTCCATTTTTCAGATTCCACCACTTGCAGTTTCACAATACGGTAGCCGATGGCACCGGCCAGCAAAAAAATGAGCAGATACACAGCATAAACCCTGATCAATATTTCCTTCCTGTTATCCATTACTTTC
Above is a genomic segment from Bacteroidia bacterium containing:
- the murD gene encoding UDP-N-acetylmuramoyl-L-alanine--D-glutamate ligase, with the protein product MKVSGKVVILGAAESGVGAAILAQRKGFDVFVSDKGAIRESYRKELEQRGIPYEEKQHTEGRILGADEVIKSPGIPDAAPIIAALTHKGVPVISEIEFAARYTSAKLIGITGTNGKTTTTMLTYHILKKAGLNVGLGGNVGKSFAQLVAEENHDHYVLELSSFQLDGMFRTRINVAVLTNITPDHLDRYANGMQGYVNSKFRITQNQRPEDSFIYCTDDDETVRGMKGRAFNGTLYPFSIKKKLPTGAFIEENQLHININQNTFAMFLEELALQGKHNLYNSMAAGIAAKLVEIRNPVIRESLSDFQNVEHRLEFVARVHGIDFINDSKATNVNSTWYALESMQRPVVWVVGGVDKGNDYSMLMDLVTEKVKAIVCLGTDNKKIKKAFSGVVEQIVETASAKEAVMRSYSLAKKGDIVLLSPCCASFDLFENYEDRGTQFKAAVRAL
- a CDS encoding phospho-N-acetylmuramoyl-pentapeptide-transferase, with the translated sequence MLYYLFQYLDKHHDFPGAGVFQYISFRAAMAVLVSLLISWVFGKSIIRTLQRKQVGETIRNLGLEGQMQKQGTPTMGGLIILAAILIPTILFARLENIYVVLMLITTVWLGLIGFLDDYIKVFKKDKKGLHGKFKVLGQVSLGIIVGGVLYFNSDVTMLREYQGQPNPSDPTIITRSIDGKEKYFVETKVPITTIPFVKGHEFNYSRLLPESLRDYTWVLYILAVIVIVTAVSNGANITDGIDGLATGTSAIIGATLGILAYVSGNTFFADYLNIMYIPNSGELVIFSAAMVGACAGFLWYNSYPAQVFMGDTGSLALGGMIAVLAISLRKELLIPILCGIFFVESLSVVMQVSYFKYTKRKYGEGRRIFKMSPLHHHYQKLNFHEAKIVSRFWIVGMMLAILTVVTLKLR
- a CDS encoding UDP-N-acetylmuramoyl-L-alanyl-D-glutamate--2,6-diaminopimelate ligase codes for the protein MKVLKDILYKAPITEVTGSTGVAIGSVTFDSRNVKPDSLFVAVRGTKADGHAFIADVVRNGVAAVICEEYPADLPLEVTFVKVKDSSAALGIVAANFYDNPSEKLRLVGITGTNGKTTTATLLFELFRRLGYNVGLLSTVSNRINDSVIPSTHTTPDAISLNALLARMAEEQCTHCFMEVSSHAVVQHRINGLRFVGGIFTNITHDHLDYHKTFDEYIRAKKVFFDQLPSSAFALVNKDDPNGELMLQNTRASKNTYSLRSASTFKCKVVENQFAGLLLNLDGTEVWTKLIGYFNAYNLLAVYSAGVLLKEDKMKVLTGLSTLSPVEGRFQFHRTENGLVAIVDYAHTPDALKNVLRTIHEIRTGNEKVFTVVGCGGDRDPLKRPVMAKIALEHSDQVILTSDNPRSEDPEAILRDMQKGVEAHQKRKVLTITDRREAIRTACSMAGSKDIILVAGKGHETYQEIMGVKYPFDDMEVLQETLKTLSR
- a CDS encoding transpeptidase family protein; this translates as MDNRKEILIRVYAVYLLIFLLAGAIGYRIVKLQVVESEKWKEASRQMTYHYKDIDAVRGNIFDINGKLLATSLPYFTLAMDPCADGISAEFFQKNVDSLALCLSAFFGDKSKQEYKRELLNARRNKDRYLVLQKDVSYRDLQEVKKFPIFRRGKYKGGMVYTQVNKRELPFRHLAARTIGYYSENAKPIGIEGAFNNDLRGIGGKRLMKKIAGGVDMPVNDNNEVEPDDGADIVSTIDVNLQDVVENELMTQLIKRKARNGCVILMETQTGEIRAIANLTRKDSSTYTESLNYAIGYATEPGSTFKLASLMAAFEDGFIRPEDEVIVGNGETKFYDLTMKDSHAPKKSKMTIREVFEHSSNVGISKVIWKYYASDQQKFAGRIHAMNLGAPLGLVIPGEADPKVKTVKSKDWSGVTLPFMSIGYETLLTPMQILAFYNAVANNGKMMRPMFVKEIRKRGKPVKVFSPEQIGDKPICSEQTILYAKQLLEGVVENGTGRSLKNNIYRIAGKTGTAQIAQGGKYKKEGVVKYQASFVGYFPADKPKYTCIVVVSAPSNDAYYGAEVAGPIFKSVADKIYSSSLEIHDKVGSNPLLVKSDPPKVKSGRGQDLRLIAHLLNLPVEEQNTAHEWVKTGHKDSALWITGLNVKENLRRGMMPDVSGMGARDAIYLLENAGLVVKISGSGKVTAQSIPSGTRYKKGTVIYLQLKG